In Cheilinus undulatus linkage group 24, ASM1832078v1, whole genome shotgun sequence, a single window of DNA contains:
- the LOC121506259 gene encoding neuronal membrane glycoprotein M6-b-like: MDGTKPAMESNAEETQDEGQESKGCFECCIKCLGGVPYASLVATILCFSGVALFCGCGHVALTGTLTMLENHFSRITSDHATLTMVIQIFQYIIYGIASFFFVYAIILLAEGFYTTSAIKKELQSDFKTTVCGRCITAFFMFLTYILFLAFLAIFGFTAIPVFLFFNMWNTCAAMRSPDSNITAPDSICVDVRQYGIIPWNATPGKACGATLGDICNTSEFYLSYHLYIVAFAGAGATVIALIHYLMIIAANWAYLKGAVSTHEYQDIKTKDDQDLEAEARSKEGQNSSSYS, from the exons GATGCTTTGAGTGCTGCATCAAGTGTCTGGGCGGGGTGCCCTACGCCTCCCTGGTGGCCACCATTCTCTGCTTCTCAGGTGTGGCTCTGTTCTGCGGCTGCGGCCACGTGGCACTGACCGGCACCCTGACCATGCTGGAGAACCACTTCTCTCGGATCACCTCGGACCACGCCACCCTCACAATGGT GATCCAGATCTTTCAGTACATCATCTACGGAATTGCCTCCTTCTTCTTCGTTTATGCCATCATCCTGCTTGCTGAGGGCTTTTACACCACCAGCGCCATCAAGAAGGAGCTGCAGAGCGACTTCAAGACAACCGTTTGTGGACGCTGCATCACTGCCTTT TTCATGTTCCTGACCTACATCCTCTTTCTGGCCTTCCTCGCCATCTTCGGCTTCACGGCGATACCCGttttcctcttctttaacaTGTGGAATACCTGCGCCGCCATGAGGTCTCCTGACTCTAACATCACTGCCCCGGACTCCATCTGTGTGGACGTAAGGCAGTATG GTATTATTCCCTGGAACGCCACACCGGGAAAAGCTTGTGGAGCCACACTGGGGGACATCTGCAACACCAGCGAG TTCTACCTCTCCTATCACCTCTACATCGTTGCGTTTGCCGGCGCCGGTGCCACCGTCATCGCATTG aTCCACTACCTGATGATTATTGCGGCTAACTGGGCCTACCTGAAAGGTGCTGTCTCCACGCACGAGTACCAGGATATCAAGACCAAGGATGATCAGGATCTGGAGGCTGAGGCGCGCTCCAAGGAGGGCCAGAACTCCTCCTCCTACTCATAA